The region GGGTTGAGAAATGGTTTGGTTTGCAGCAATCGGGAAAGCTTTATCTTGATACGCATGATCCAAAAAACTAGAATCCATAAATAAGTGTCTTGGTATCTTGCCAATAGCAGTTAAAACTGCTTCGTTTGTGATGCCTTTTGCTTTTAAGACAGTTACTAGTTGCTGACGTAAACCTTGATGTTTAAAAGTATCTTTCAATAGTTTGTAATAGTTTAGTGCCTAAAATTACTTCATTTTTTAATAGTTAAAAAGCAAAATCATTCAATTTATAAATTCTTTTAAAATCGTGTATTTAATTATTAATTTCATATAAATTACTACATAAAAAACTTATTTTTGTTGAAAACGATATAAACTATGCTAAAAGCTGGTGTATTAGGTGCTGGACACCTTGGAAAAATTCATCTTAGATTATTAAATCAATCAGAAAAATACAACCTTGTTGGGTTTTACGATGCAGATGAAGATAATGCTAAAAAAGTAGAAGCCGAATTTGGTTATAAATACTTTAATACTATTGAAAGTTTAATAGAGGCTGTAGACGTTGTAGATATTGTCACGCCTACGCTATCGCATTACGATTGTGCTAAACAAGCTATTTCTAAAGGCAAACATATTTTTATTGAAAAGCCTATTACAAATACGGTTCAAGAGGCTGAAGCTTTAAGAACTTTGGTTGCAGAATTTGGTGTGAAAGGTCAAGTTGGACATGTCGAGCGTTTTAATCCTGCGTTTATTGCAGTTAAAGACCAATTAGACAGTCCTATGTTTATTGAAGCCCATCGTTTGGCAGAATTTAATCCTCGTGGTACAGATGTACCTGTGGTTTTAGACTTAATGATTCATGATATTGATGTGATTTTAAGTGTGGTAAAATCTAAGGTTAAAAATGTATCTGCAAGCGGAGTTTCAGTTATAAGCGATACACCAGATATTGCTAATGCTCGTATAGAATTTGTTAATGGTTGTGTTGCCAATTTAACAGCTAGTAGAATTTCACTTAAAAATATGCGAAAAACACGATTTTTTCAGCGAGATGCGTATATCTCTGTCGATTTTTTAGAAAAGAAATGTGAAGTGGTAAAAATGAAAGATGCACCTGAGAATCCTGGAGATTTTGACATGATTTTACAAAATGCAGAAGGCGTTAAAAAACAAATCTATTTTGATAACCCAGACATCTCTAGCAACAACGCTATTTTAGATGAGTTGGAATCGTTTGCTGAAGCAATAAATAATAACACCACACCAATAGTAACACTCCATGATGGTACAGAAGCTTTGCGTGTGGCAACCATGATTATTGATCAGTTTTAAATAGCAGTATGATGACAAAACAAAAAGAACAACAAAAAAAATCGCTTTGGTCTTACATCGTCGATTTTTTTGCAAAAGTACTATTTGGTAACAAAAAAAAGTAATCAATAAAAGTGTTCCCGATGCTTTGGGATAACAGAATTAAAAACATAATATTTTAATGAAACATGTAGCAGTAATTGGTGCAGGCACAATGGGTAATGGTATTGCCCACACGTTTGCACAGTCAGGATTTAAAGTACAATTAATAGACATTAGTGAAGCGTCATTACAACGCGGAATGGATACGATTGCTAAAAATTTAGACCGCATGGTCGCTAAAGAAAAAATCACTGAAGCTAATAAAGCAGAAACTTTAGGAAACATTACCACGTTTACCAATATTGAAGCTGGTGTAAAAAATGTAAGTTTAGTTGTTGAAGCTGCAACAGAAAATATTGATTTAAAACTGAAGATTTTTAAGCAATTAGACAACGCTTGTCCAAAAGACACCATTCTGGCTACTAACACCTCCTCTATTTCTATAACACAAATTGGTGCAGCTACCTCTAGACCTGAAAAGGTTATTGGAATGCATTTTATGAATCCTGTTCCAATCATGAAGTTAGTCGAGATTATTCGTGGGTATAACACCAGTGACGACGTGACTAATACCATTATGGAGTTATCTAAAACCCTAGGAAAAACACCTACAGAAGTTAATGATTATCCTGGTTTTGTAGCTAACAGAATTTTAATGCCAATGCTAAATGAGTCTATAGAAACTTTATACAATGGTGTTGCTGGTGTCGAAGAAATTGACACAGTTATGAAACTAGGAATGGCACACCCAATGGGTCCATTACAATTAGCAGATTTTATTGGGTTAGACGTGTGTTTATCCATATTAAATGTGATGTACGACGGATTTAAAAACCCAAAATATGCGCCTTGCCCATTATTAGTTAATATGGTACGTGCAGGTAAATTAGGTGTTAAATCTGGTGAAGGTTTTTATGATTATACTGAGTCGAGTAAAGCGGAAAAAATTGCATCGCAATTTTTGAAATAAAATTTCTAGTCACAGTTTTCAGTCTCAGTTTGCAGCCTTACTTAATCCTTAAACTGTAAACTGCGACTGAGACTGAGACTGACCACTAAAAAATATGACCAAAATCCTACCATTTAAAGCAGTTAGACCAACCAGAGATAAAGTTAGTTTGGTTGCGTCACGCTCTTATCAAAGTTATACGCAAGCAGAACGAGAAGCACGTTTGGATTATAATCCATTTTCGTTTTTACACATAGTAAATCCAGGGTATAAATATGACAAAGAAATTTCTGGAGAAGCACGTTATAAACTGGTAAAAAACAGGTATTCTGAGTTTAAAGAAGATGGTGTATTTATTCAAGACCAAAACCCTTGTTTTTACATTTATAAAATAGTCGATAGAGATTTACAAGAGTTTAATGGTATTGTGGCTGCTGCAAGTGTTGAAGATTATAACAATAACGTTATTAAACGACACGAAGACACGATTGCTTCTAGAGAAGTTATTTTTAAAGACTATCTAAAAACGGTTGGTTTTAATGCAGAACCTGTACTACTCACCTATCCTGATAACCATACGATTTCTCAAATAATTACTGAAAAACAAAAGGAACGCGCAGAATTTGAGTTTACAACAACGTACAGAGACACACATTATTTATGGCTGATTGAAGACAAAAAAGATATAAAGGCAATTGCTGAAAACTTTAGCAAAATGAATACGCTTTATATTGCAGATGGACATCATCGGTCTTCTTCGTCTCAGTTATTAGCAGAAGAATTAAAAAAAGAAAACCCAAATCATTCTGGTAATGAGCCTTATAATTTTTTTATGAGTTATTTGATTTCGGAATCAGAGTTACGTATACATGAGTTTAATCGCTTGGTCAAAGACTTAAATGGATTAACAAAAGAGGAGTTTTTAATACAATTAGATACTATATATCGTATAGAAAATAGAGGCATCATGCCTTATCAACCGTCTAAACCACATCATTTTAGTATGTATTTGGATGGCGAGTTCTACTCGTTGTACCTTAGAAAAACAGAATATGAAATTAAAACGTCTTTAGATGAATTGGATGCGCAAATACTATACAAAACCATATTACAACCTATTCTAGGCATTACCGATTTACGTAACGATAATCGTATTTTTTATTTAAGCGGAAAAAAAGATATTGTAAACCTAAAAAGTAAAGTTGATAGTCAAGAATTTACCGTTGGATTTGGCATGGTTCCTGCGACTATTGAGCAAATGAAACAAATTGCTGACGATGGACTAACTATGCCACCAAAAAGCACCTATATTGAGCCAAAAATTAGAAGTGGTGTTACTATTTATGAGTTTTGATATAAGTGAAAAGTCGAAAGTAATAAGGCATTAGTGGTCATTTCGACGTTAGGAGAAAACGCATTATTTTTACAAAATAAACGACAACATTAATAAGATTCTTGCCTATGCAGGAAATAGTATGAGTATAAAACAAAACCTAAATAACATAAAACAATCTCTTCCAGAACACGTCACTTTGGTAGCTGTGTCTAAAACAAAACCAGTTAGTGATTTAATGGAAGCCTATGATGCTGGTCAGCGTATTTTTGGAGAAAACAAAATCCAAGAAATGACAGAAAAACACCAGCAAATGCCAAAAGACATCAAATGGCACATGATTGGTCATGTACAACGCAATAAAGTGAAATATATGGCTGAATTTGTAGATTTAATTCATGGTGTGGAAAGCTTCAAACTATTAAAAGAAATAAATAAACAAGCCAAAAAGCATGATAGAATTATCGACTGTTTGCT is a window of Olleya sp. YS DNA encoding:
- a CDS encoding Gfo/Idh/MocA family oxidoreductase, producing the protein MLKAGVLGAGHLGKIHLRLLNQSEKYNLVGFYDADEDNAKKVEAEFGYKYFNTIESLIEAVDVVDIVTPTLSHYDCAKQAISKGKHIFIEKPITNTVQEAEALRTLVAEFGVKGQVGHVERFNPAFIAVKDQLDSPMFIEAHRLAEFNPRGTDVPVVLDLMIHDIDVILSVVKSKVKNVSASGVSVISDTPDIANARIEFVNGCVANLTASRISLKNMRKTRFFQRDAYISVDFLEKKCEVVKMKDAPENPGDFDMILQNAEGVKKQIYFDNPDISSNNAILDELESFAEAINNNTTPIVTLHDGTEALRVATMIIDQF
- a CDS encoding 3-hydroxybutyryl-CoA dehydrogenase, giving the protein MKHVAVIGAGTMGNGIAHTFAQSGFKVQLIDISEASLQRGMDTIAKNLDRMVAKEKITEANKAETLGNITTFTNIEAGVKNVSLVVEAATENIDLKLKIFKQLDNACPKDTILATNTSSISITQIGAATSRPEKVIGMHFMNPVPIMKLVEIIRGYNTSDDVTNTIMELSKTLGKTPTEVNDYPGFVANRILMPMLNESIETLYNGVAGVEEIDTVMKLGMAHPMGPLQLADFIGLDVCLSILNVMYDGFKNPKYAPCPLLVNMVRAGKLGVKSGEGFYDYTESSKAEKIASQFLK
- a CDS encoding DUF1015 domain-containing protein; translated protein: MTKILPFKAVRPTRDKVSLVASRSYQSYTQAEREARLDYNPFSFLHIVNPGYKYDKEISGEARYKLVKNRYSEFKEDGVFIQDQNPCFYIYKIVDRDLQEFNGIVAAASVEDYNNNVIKRHEDTIASREVIFKDYLKTVGFNAEPVLLTYPDNHTISQIITEKQKERAEFEFTTTYRDTHYLWLIEDKKDIKAIAENFSKMNTLYIADGHHRSSSSQLLAEELKKENPNHSGNEPYNFFMSYLISESELRIHEFNRLVKDLNGLTKEEFLIQLDTIYRIENRGIMPYQPSKPHHFSMYLDGEFYSLYLRKTEYEIKTSLDELDAQILYKTILQPILGITDLRNDNRIFYLSGKKDIVNLKSKVDSQEFTVGFGMVPATIEQMKQIADDGLTMPPKSTYIEPKIRSGVTIYEF
- a CDS encoding YggS family pyridoxal phosphate-dependent enzyme, producing MSIKQNLNNIKQSLPEHVTLVAVSKTKPVSDLMEAYDAGQRIFGENKIQEMTEKHQQMPKDIKWHMIGHVQRNKVKYMAEFVDLIHGVESFKLLKEINKQAKKHDRIIDCLLQIKIAEEDSKFGMSPSEASTILQSEDFSALKNVNIIGVMGMATFTDNQEQIKQEFDLLKSTFDHLKTIQPDLNAISMGMSGDYKLAIDSGSTMIRVGSSIFGVRN